A window of the Acanthochromis polyacanthus isolate Apoly-LR-REF ecotype Palm Island chromosome 10, KAUST_Apoly_ChrSc, whole genome shotgun sequence genome harbors these coding sequences:
- the LOC110969426 gene encoding gastrotropin-like: MAFAGKYELESQENYVEFLEVIGLLSAKTDHKVVTEVAQDGNNFTWTQTIPNWTWSNKFTVGQECELVTMTGSKFKAPVTMEGGKISIQFPQYHFTAEISDDKLVMTCVTPGEKGVTFKRINKRI; this comes from the exons ATGGCGTTCGCTGGGAAATATGAGCTCGAGAGTCAGGAGAACTACGTGGAGTTTCTGGAAGTGATTG GGCTTCTCAGTGCCAAGACAGACCATAAAGTGGTGACAGAGGTGGCTCAGGATGGAAACAACTTCACCTGGACGCAAACCATCCCCAACTGGACCTGGTCGAACAAGTTCACAGTGGGTCAGGAGTGTGAGCTGGTGACAATGACGGGCTCCAAGTTCAAG GCACCTGTAACTATGGAAGGTGGAAAGATCTCCATACAGTTTCCTCAGTACCATTTCACAGCAGAGATCAGTGATGACAAGCTAGTAATG ACTTGTGTAACTCCAGGAGAGAAGGGCGTGACCTTCAAAAGAATCAACAAGAGGATCTAA